One Falco peregrinus isolate bFalPer1 chromosome 6, bFalPer1.pri, whole genome shotgun sequence DNA segment encodes these proteins:
- the TMCC3 gene encoding transmembrane and coiled-coil domain protein 3 isoform X3 produces MVERHDMNTLSLPLNIRRGGSDTNLNFDVPDGVLEFHKVKLSADSLKQKILKVTEQIKVEQTARDGNVAEYLKLVNSADKQQAGRIKQVFEKKNQKSAHSIAQLQKKLEQYHKKLKDIEQNGSSKTTKDTSKDNLKDIQHGKPRISGHGTESSKSGVPGVSLTPPVFVFSKSREFANLIRNKFGSADNIAHLKNTLDEFRPETSSRTYGGSATIVAKPKYVSDDECSSGTSGSADSNGNTSFGHAVASTLDSQGKLSMILEELREIKDTQSQLADDIENLKTQFKRDYGFISQMLQEERYRYERLEDQLNDLTDLHQHETANLKQELASIEEKVAYQAYERSRDVQEALESCQTRVSKLELHQQEQQAQQSETVNAKVLLGKCINVILAFMTVILVCVSTIAKFIAPMMKSRFHIICTFFAVTLLAIFCKNWDHIICAIERMIIPR; encoded by the exons GTGGAAAGACATGACATGAATACCCTGAGTTTACCACTTAACATTCGCCGTGGAGGCTCTGACACCAACCTGAACTTTGATGTACCAGATGGGGTCCTGGAATTTCACAAAGTCAAGCTCAGTGCAGATagcttgaaacagaaaatcctCAAGGTTACGGAACAAATCAAAGTTGAACAAACAGCTCGAGATGGGAATGTGGCTGAGTATTTGAAACTGGTAAACAGTGCAGACAAGCAACAGGCTGGGCGCATTAAACAAGTCTTTGAGAAAAAGAACCAGAAATCTGCCCACTCCATTGCCCAGCTGCAGAAGAAGTTGGAACAGTATCACAAAAAGCTCAAGGATATTGAACAAAATGGATCTTCCAAAACTACTAAGGATACATCCAAAGATAACCTGAAAGATATTCAGCATGGAAAGCCTCGTATCTCTGGACACGGAACAGAGAGCAGCAAGTCGGGTGTGCCAGGTGTATCTTTGACACCACctgtctttgttttcagcaaGTCTAGAGAGTTTGCAAACCTGATCCGAAACAAATTTGGTAGTGCAGACAACATTGCTCATCTCAAAAACACCTTGGATGAATTTCggccagaaacgagttctagAACGTATGGGGGAAGTGCCACCATTGTTGCCAAACCAAAATACGTTAGTGATGATGAATGCTCAAGCGGAACCTCTGGCTCAGCAGATAGTAATGGGAATACTTCCTTTGGTCATGCTGTGGCAAGTACCCTGGACAGTCAAGGAAAGCTTTCCATGATTTTGGAGGAACTAAGGGAAATCAAGGACACACAGTCCCAATTAGCTGATGATATCGagaatttaaaaacacaatttaaaagaGACTATGGCTTTATTTCTCAGATGTTACAAGAGGAAAGATatag ATACGAAAGATTGGAAGACCAGTTAAATGACCTGACCGACCTTCATCAACATGAAACAGCAAACTTGAAACAAGAGCTAGCCAGCATAGAGGAGAAAGTGGCGTATCAGGCGTATGAGCGGTCACGAGATGTTCAG GAAGCCTTAGAATCATGCCAGACCCGGGTTTCAAAGCTGGAGCTTCATCAGCAAGAACAGCAAGCACAGCAGTCTGAAACAGTTAATGCCAAAGTGCTCCTGGGGAAATGTATAAATGTTATCCTGGCCTTCATGACTGTCATCTTAGTATGCGTTTCTACTATTGCAAAGTTCATTGCTCCTATGATGAAGAGCCGTTTTCATATCATCTGCACTTTTTTCGCAGTGACGCTGCTGGCAATATTTTGTAAGAACTGGGATCATATAATTTGTGCCATAGAAAGGATGATTATACCAAGATAA
- the TMCC3 gene encoding transmembrane and coiled-coil domain protein 3 isoform X4: MNTLSLPLNIRRGGSDTNLNFDVPDGVLEFHKVKLSADSLKQKILKVTEQIKVEQTARDGNVAEYLKLVNSADKQQAGRIKQVFEKKNQKSAHSIAQLQKKLEQYHKKLKDIEQNGSSKTTKDTSKDNLKDIQHGKPRISGHGTESSKSGVPGVSLTPPVFVFSKSREFANLIRNKFGSADNIAHLKNTLDEFRPETSSRTYGGSATIVAKPKYVSDDECSSGTSGSADSNGNTSFGHAVASTLDSQGKLSMILEELREIKDTQSQLADDIENLKTQFKRDYGFISQMLQEERYRYERLEDQLNDLTDLHQHETANLKQELASIEEKVAYQAYERSRDVQEALESCQTRVSKLELHQQEQQAQQSETVNAKVLLGKCINVILAFMTVILVCVSTIAKFIAPMMKSRFHIICTFFAVTLLAIFCKNWDHIICAIERMIIPR; the protein is encoded by the exons ATGAATACCCTGAGTTTACCACTTAACATTCGCCGTGGAGGCTCTGACACCAACCTGAACTTTGATGTACCAGATGGGGTCCTGGAATTTCACAAAGTCAAGCTCAGTGCAGATagcttgaaacagaaaatcctCAAGGTTACGGAACAAATCAAAGTTGAACAAACAGCTCGAGATGGGAATGTGGCTGAGTATTTGAAACTGGTAAACAGTGCAGACAAGCAACAGGCTGGGCGCATTAAACAAGTCTTTGAGAAAAAGAACCAGAAATCTGCCCACTCCATTGCCCAGCTGCAGAAGAAGTTGGAACAGTATCACAAAAAGCTCAAGGATATTGAACAAAATGGATCTTCCAAAACTACTAAGGATACATCCAAAGATAACCTGAAAGATATTCAGCATGGAAAGCCTCGTATCTCTGGACACGGAACAGAGAGCAGCAAGTCGGGTGTGCCAGGTGTATCTTTGACACCACctgtctttgttttcagcaaGTCTAGAGAGTTTGCAAACCTGATCCGAAACAAATTTGGTAGTGCAGACAACATTGCTCATCTCAAAAACACCTTGGATGAATTTCggccagaaacgagttctagAACGTATGGGGGAAGTGCCACCATTGTTGCCAAACCAAAATACGTTAGTGATGATGAATGCTCAAGCGGAACCTCTGGCTCAGCAGATAGTAATGGGAATACTTCCTTTGGTCATGCTGTGGCAAGTACCCTGGACAGTCAAGGAAAGCTTTCCATGATTTTGGAGGAACTAAGGGAAATCAAGGACACACAGTCCCAATTAGCTGATGATATCGagaatttaaaaacacaatttaaaagaGACTATGGCTTTATTTCTCAGATGTTACAAGAGGAAAGATatag ATACGAAAGATTGGAAGACCAGTTAAATGACCTGACCGACCTTCATCAACATGAAACAGCAAACTTGAAACAAGAGCTAGCCAGCATAGAGGAGAAAGTGGCGTATCAGGCGTATGAGCGGTCACGAGATGTTCAG GAAGCCTTAGAATCATGCCAGACCCGGGTTTCAAAGCTGGAGCTTCATCAGCAAGAACAGCAAGCACAGCAGTCTGAAACAGTTAATGCCAAAGTGCTCCTGGGGAAATGTATAAATGTTATCCTGGCCTTCATGACTGTCATCTTAGTATGCGTTTCTACTATTGCAAAGTTCATTGCTCCTATGATGAAGAGCCGTTTTCATATCATCTGCACTTTTTTCGCAGTGACGCTGCTGGCAATATTTTGTAAGAACTGGGATCATATAATTTGTGCCATAGAAAGGATGATTATACCAAGATAA
- the TMCC3 gene encoding transmembrane and coiled-coil domain protein 3 isoform X1 — MPGSDTALAVDRTYSDPERHRRRKTRVERHDMNTLSLPLNIRRGGSDTNLNFDVPDGVLEFHKVKLSADSLKQKILKVTEQIKVEQTARDGNVAEYLKLVNSADKQQAGRIKQVFEKKNQKSAHSIAQLQKKLEQYHKKLKDIEQNGSSKTTKDTSKDNLKDIQHGKPRISGHGTESSKSGVPGVSLTPPVFVFSKSREFANLIRNKFGSADNIAHLKNTLDEFRPETSSRTYGGSATIVAKPKYVSDDECSSGTSGSADSNGNTSFGHAVASTLDSQGKLSMILEELREIKDTQSQLADDIENLKTQFKRDYGFISQMLQEERYRYERLEDQLNDLTDLHQHETANLKQELASIEEKVAYQAYERSRDVQEALESCQTRVSKLELHQQEQQAQQSETVNAKVLLGKCINVILAFMTVILVCVSTIAKFIAPMMKSRFHIICTFFAVTLLAIFCKNWDHIICAIERMIIPR; from the exons GTGGAAAGACATGACATGAATACCCTGAGTTTACCACTTAACATTCGCCGTGGAGGCTCTGACACCAACCTGAACTTTGATGTACCAGATGGGGTCCTGGAATTTCACAAAGTCAAGCTCAGTGCAGATagcttgaaacagaaaatcctCAAGGTTACGGAACAAATCAAAGTTGAACAAACAGCTCGAGATGGGAATGTGGCTGAGTATTTGAAACTGGTAAACAGTGCAGACAAGCAACAGGCTGGGCGCATTAAACAAGTCTTTGAGAAAAAGAACCAGAAATCTGCCCACTCCATTGCCCAGCTGCAGAAGAAGTTGGAACAGTATCACAAAAAGCTCAAGGATATTGAACAAAATGGATCTTCCAAAACTACTAAGGATACATCCAAAGATAACCTGAAAGATATTCAGCATGGAAAGCCTCGTATCTCTGGACACGGAACAGAGAGCAGCAAGTCGGGTGTGCCAGGTGTATCTTTGACACCACctgtctttgttttcagcaaGTCTAGAGAGTTTGCAAACCTGATCCGAAACAAATTTGGTAGTGCAGACAACATTGCTCATCTCAAAAACACCTTGGATGAATTTCggccagaaacgagttctagAACGTATGGGGGAAGTGCCACCATTGTTGCCAAACCAAAATACGTTAGTGATGATGAATGCTCAAGCGGAACCTCTGGCTCAGCAGATAGTAATGGGAATACTTCCTTTGGTCATGCTGTGGCAAGTACCCTGGACAGTCAAGGAAAGCTTTCCATGATTTTGGAGGAACTAAGGGAAATCAAGGACACACAGTCCCAATTAGCTGATGATATCGagaatttaaaaacacaatttaaaagaGACTATGGCTTTATTTCTCAGATGTTACAAGAGGAAAGATatag ATACGAAAGATTGGAAGACCAGTTAAATGACCTGACCGACCTTCATCAACATGAAACAGCAAACTTGAAACAAGAGCTAGCCAGCATAGAGGAGAAAGTGGCGTATCAGGCGTATGAGCGGTCACGAGATGTTCAG GAAGCCTTAGAATCATGCCAGACCCGGGTTTCAAAGCTGGAGCTTCATCAGCAAGAACAGCAAGCACAGCAGTCTGAAACAGTTAATGCCAAAGTGCTCCTGGGGAAATGTATAAATGTTATCCTGGCCTTCATGACTGTCATCTTAGTATGCGTTTCTACTATTGCAAAGTTCATTGCTCCTATGATGAAGAGCCGTTTTCATATCATCTGCACTTTTTTCGCAGTGACGCTGCTGGCAATATTTTGTAAGAACTGGGATCATATAATTTGTGCCATAGAAAGGATGATTATACCAAGATAA
- the TMCC3 gene encoding transmembrane and coiled-coil domain protein 3 isoform X2 codes for MLRKVERHDMNTLSLPLNIRRGGSDTNLNFDVPDGVLEFHKVKLSADSLKQKILKVTEQIKVEQTARDGNVAEYLKLVNSADKQQAGRIKQVFEKKNQKSAHSIAQLQKKLEQYHKKLKDIEQNGSSKTTKDTSKDNLKDIQHGKPRISGHGTESSKSGVPGVSLTPPVFVFSKSREFANLIRNKFGSADNIAHLKNTLDEFRPETSSRTYGGSATIVAKPKYVSDDECSSGTSGSADSNGNTSFGHAVASTLDSQGKLSMILEELREIKDTQSQLADDIENLKTQFKRDYGFISQMLQEERYRYERLEDQLNDLTDLHQHETANLKQELASIEEKVAYQAYERSRDVQEALESCQTRVSKLELHQQEQQAQQSETVNAKVLLGKCINVILAFMTVILVCVSTIAKFIAPMMKSRFHIICTFFAVTLLAIFCKNWDHIICAIERMIIPR; via the exons GTGGAAAGACATGACATGAATACCCTGAGTTTACCACTTAACATTCGCCGTGGAGGCTCTGACACCAACCTGAACTTTGATGTACCAGATGGGGTCCTGGAATTTCACAAAGTCAAGCTCAGTGCAGATagcttgaaacagaaaatcctCAAGGTTACGGAACAAATCAAAGTTGAACAAACAGCTCGAGATGGGAATGTGGCTGAGTATTTGAAACTGGTAAACAGTGCAGACAAGCAACAGGCTGGGCGCATTAAACAAGTCTTTGAGAAAAAGAACCAGAAATCTGCCCACTCCATTGCCCAGCTGCAGAAGAAGTTGGAACAGTATCACAAAAAGCTCAAGGATATTGAACAAAATGGATCTTCCAAAACTACTAAGGATACATCCAAAGATAACCTGAAAGATATTCAGCATGGAAAGCCTCGTATCTCTGGACACGGAACAGAGAGCAGCAAGTCGGGTGTGCCAGGTGTATCTTTGACACCACctgtctttgttttcagcaaGTCTAGAGAGTTTGCAAACCTGATCCGAAACAAATTTGGTAGTGCAGACAACATTGCTCATCTCAAAAACACCTTGGATGAATTTCggccagaaacgagttctagAACGTATGGGGGAAGTGCCACCATTGTTGCCAAACCAAAATACGTTAGTGATGATGAATGCTCAAGCGGAACCTCTGGCTCAGCAGATAGTAATGGGAATACTTCCTTTGGTCATGCTGTGGCAAGTACCCTGGACAGTCAAGGAAAGCTTTCCATGATTTTGGAGGAACTAAGGGAAATCAAGGACACACAGTCCCAATTAGCTGATGATATCGagaatttaaaaacacaatttaaaagaGACTATGGCTTTATTTCTCAGATGTTACAAGAGGAAAGATatag ATACGAAAGATTGGAAGACCAGTTAAATGACCTGACCGACCTTCATCAACATGAAACAGCAAACTTGAAACAAGAGCTAGCCAGCATAGAGGAGAAAGTGGCGTATCAGGCGTATGAGCGGTCACGAGATGTTCAG GAAGCCTTAGAATCATGCCAGACCCGGGTTTCAAAGCTGGAGCTTCATCAGCAAGAACAGCAAGCACAGCAGTCTGAAACAGTTAATGCCAAAGTGCTCCTGGGGAAATGTATAAATGTTATCCTGGCCTTCATGACTGTCATCTTAGTATGCGTTTCTACTATTGCAAAGTTCATTGCTCCTATGATGAAGAGCCGTTTTCATATCATCTGCACTTTTTTCGCAGTGACGCTGCTGGCAATATTTTGTAAGAACTGGGATCATATAATTTGTGCCATAGAAAGGATGATTATACCAAGATAA